The following are encoded together in the Sphingomonas insulae genome:
- a CDS encoding HPr kinase/phosphorylase, with protein sequence MASLSSETLHATSVAIDGRAVLLEGLSGVGKSDLALRLIDRGAVLVSDDQTLLVRKGQQLLARAPGTIRGQIEVRGVGIVTLPHVEDVPVALIVRLGVEPMRMPERRQRRLAGVVVREVAFEAFHASTPLKIEWSLRQPEATPA encoded by the coding sequence ATGGCGAGCCTTTCATCGGAAACCCTGCACGCGACTAGCGTCGCGATCGATGGCCGCGCCGTGCTGTTGGAAGGGCTGTCGGGCGTGGGCAAGTCCGACCTGGCGCTGCGCCTGATCGACCGGGGGGCGGTGCTGGTCAGCGACGACCAGACCCTGCTCGTGCGCAAGGGACAGCAATTGCTCGCCCGCGCGCCGGGGACGATCCGCGGCCAGATCGAGGTGCGCGGGGTGGGTATCGTCACCCTGCCGCATGTCGAGGATGTGCCGGTTGCGCTGATCGTGCGGCTGGGCGTCGAGCCGATGCGGATGCCCGAGCGACGCCAGCGGCGGCTAGCCGGCGTGGTGGTGCGCGAGGTGGCGTTCGAGGCGTTCCATGCATCGACGCCGCTGAAGATCGAATGGTCGCTGCGCCAGCCAGAGGCAACCCCGGCGTGA
- a CDS encoding phosphoenolpyruvate carboxykinase: MLVNERIPHAGLAAQGIETRADLHWNLVTARLVEAAVARGEGKLSADGPLVVETGQHTGRSAQDKFIVRDGETDGTVWWGKSNKAMSPEHFASLKADFLAALRDREHLFVQDLYGGSQPENRVRVRVVNELAWHNLFIRTMLVRPEEHELAGFEAEYTIIDLPSFRADPARHGTRSETVIAVNFTEKLILIGGTKYAGEMKKSVFGLLNYLLPTSGVMPMHCSANMGADGSTAVFFGLSGTGKTTLSADASRTLIGDDEHGWSDTAVFNFEGGCYAKMIRLSRDAEPEIFATTKRFGTVLENVVMDPVTRQLDLDDNSLAENSRGAYPIDFIPNASEDNMGGVPKNIVMLTADAYGVLPPIARLTPDQAMYHFLSGYTARVAGTEIGVTEPDATFSTCFGAPFMPRHPSIYGNLLKERIAKGGVDCWLVNTGWTGGKYGVGNRMPIKATRALLNAALDGSLKDAEFRIDPNFGFAVPVTVPGVDAAILDPRETWANTADYDATAAKLVDLFVDNFAQFAEHVDEGVRQSAPRGKAAQPA; encoded by the coding sequence ATGTTAGTGAACGAGCGTATTCCGCACGCCGGACTTGCCGCGCAGGGTATCGAGACCCGCGCCGACCTGCACTGGAATCTGGTGACGGCCCGGCTGGTCGAAGCCGCCGTGGCGCGTGGCGAGGGCAAGCTGTCCGCCGATGGTCCGCTCGTCGTCGAGACCGGCCAGCACACCGGGCGCTCGGCGCAGGACAAGTTCATCGTCCGCGATGGGGAAACCGACGGCACCGTCTGGTGGGGTAAATCCAACAAGGCGATGAGCCCTGAGCATTTCGCCTCGCTCAAGGCCGATTTCCTTGCCGCCCTGCGCGACAGGGAACATCTGTTCGTGCAGGACCTGTATGGCGGGTCGCAGCCCGAGAATCGCGTCCGGGTGCGCGTCGTCAACGAACTCGCCTGGCACAATTTGTTCATCCGCACGATGCTGGTCCGGCCCGAGGAGCATGAGCTTGCCGGGTTCGAGGCGGAATATACGATCATCGATCTGCCGAGCTTCCGCGCCGATCCGGCGCGGCACGGGACGCGCAGCGAGACCGTCATCGCCGTGAACTTCACGGAAAAGCTGATCCTGATCGGCGGCACGAAATACGCCGGCGAGATGAAGAAGTCGGTCTTCGGCCTGCTCAACTATCTGCTGCCGACGTCGGGCGTCATGCCGATGCATTGTTCGGCCAACATGGGCGCGGACGGGTCGACGGCGGTGTTCTTCGGGCTGTCGGGAACCGGCAAGACCACGCTGAGCGCGGACGCCAGCCGCACGCTGATCGGCGACGACGAACATGGCTGGTCCGATACCGCAGTCTTCAACTTCGAGGGCGGCTGTTATGCCAAGATGATCCGCCTGTCGCGTGATGCCGAACCGGAGATCTTCGCGACCACCAAGCGGTTTGGAACCGTGCTCGAAAACGTCGTGATGGACCCCGTCACCCGCCAGCTGGACCTCGACGACAACAGTCTGGCCGAAAACAGCCGCGGCGCCTATCCGATCGACTTCATCCCCAACGCCTCCGAAGACAATATGGGCGGGGTGCCGAAGAACATCGTGATGCTGACCGCCGATGCATACGGTGTGCTGCCGCCGATCGCGCGGCTGACCCCGGATCAGGCGATGTACCACTTCCTGTCCGGCTATACCGCGCGGGTGGCGGGAACGGAGATCGGCGTGACCGAGCCCGACGCGACCTTCTCGACCTGTTTCGGGGCACCGTTCATGCCGCGCCACCCCTCGATCTACGGAAACCTGCTGAAGGAGCGGATCGCGAAGGGCGGCGTCGATTGCTGGCTGGTCAACACCGGCTGGACGGGCGGGAAATACGGGGTCGGCAACCGCATGCCGATCAAGGCGACGCGCGCGCTGCTGAATGCGGCGCTCGACGGCAGTCTGAAGGATGCCGAGTTCCGCATCGATCCCAATTTCGGCTTCGCGGTGCCGGTTACCGTGCCGGGCGTGGATGCAGCGATCCTTGACCCGCGGGAGACGTGGGCGAACACCGCCGACTACGATGCCACCGCCGCGAAACTGGTCGACCTGTTCGTCGACAATTTCGCGCAATTTGCCGAACATGTCGACGAGGGCGTTCGACAGTCGGCGCCACGGGGCAAGGCGGCGCAACCCGCGTAG
- a CDS encoding HPr family phosphocarrier protein: MSEIARTVLITNKRGLHARASAKFVTLASSQPCEVHVRKDDGAVTGTSIMGLMMLGAAMGDEITISATGDGADAAVGALVELVEAKFGED, encoded by the coding sequence GTGAGCGAGATCGCGCGCACCGTGCTGATCACCAACAAGCGTGGCCTGCATGCGCGGGCTAGCGCCAAGTTCGTCACCCTCGCCTCCAGCCAGCCATGCGAGGTGCATGTCCGCAAGGACGATGGCGCGGTCACCGGCACGTCGATCATGGGCCTGATGATGCTGGGCGCGGCGATGGGGGACGAGATCACGATCAGCGCCACCGGCGACGGGGCCGATGCCGCGGTCGGTGCCCTGGTGGAACTGGTCGAGGCCAAGTTCGGCGAGGACTGA
- a CDS encoding TrmH family RNA methyltransferase translates to MPREITAFSNPLVKYARELRDKKHRRGSRQFMAEGLRILTEARDTGRLPSILFYAAGNADHPLVHALSIDVEMAGGESIQTTPDILSKLSGKDNPQAVVGVFDEFDARLEDLDRSTAGIWLVAERLRDPGNLGTILRTADAVGAGGLILIGECVDPFSVEAVRASMGALFTIPVVKSEWTPFLDWLRQGPGQLVGLSLDTEHDYRSAAYSAPTFLLTGNEAQGMPADYAAACDLLVKIPMLGKADSLNAAVATAVMAYEVLAQQRG, encoded by the coding sequence ATGCCCCGTGAAATCACCGCCTTTTCGAACCCCCTCGTCAAATATGCGCGTGAGTTGCGCGACAAGAAGCATCGCCGCGGATCGCGCCAGTTCATGGCGGAAGGGCTGCGCATCCTGACGGAGGCGCGGGATACCGGGCGCCTGCCCAGCATCCTGTTCTACGCCGCCGGCAATGCCGACCACCCACTGGTGCACGCCCTGTCGATCGACGTCGAGATGGCGGGCGGCGAATCGATCCAGACGACGCCCGATATCCTGTCGAAGCTGTCGGGGAAGGACAATCCGCAGGCGGTCGTCGGCGTGTTCGACGAATTCGACGCGCGGCTGGAGGATCTCGACCGGTCGACGGCGGGGATCTGGCTGGTGGCGGAGCGACTGCGCGATCCGGGCAACCTCGGGACCATCCTGCGCACCGCGGATGCGGTCGGTGCGGGCGGGCTGATCCTGATCGGCGAGTGCGTCGATCCGTTTTCCGTCGAGGCCGTGCGCGCGAGCATGGGGGCATTGTTCACGATTCCGGTCGTGAAGAGCGAATGGACGCCGTTCCTCGACTGGCTGCGGCAGGGTCCCGGACAGCTGGTCGGGCTGAGCCTGGATACCGAACATGATTATCGCAGTGCAGCCTATAGTGCGCCGACGTTCCTGCTGACCGGCAACGAGGCGCAGGGGATGCCGGCGGACTATGCCGCGGCCTGCGACCTGCTGGTCAAGATCCCGATGCTGGGGAAGGCGGACAGCCTGAACGCCGCGGTGGCGACGGCGGTGATGGCCTATGAGGTGCTGGCGCAGCAGCGCGGATAA
- the def gene encoding peptide deformylase, protein MAVLPIVEIPDPRLRVISKPVETIGDDTRAFVQDMIDTMYAANGIGLAAIQVGVDSRILVIDLQDDKDEDDKPIKAPHAYINPEILSTSEETSTYNEGCLSIPEQYADVQRPAACRVRWQDEQGASHEEDLTGLLATCMQHEIDHLNGVLFIDHISRLKRDMVMKKLTKMRRG, encoded by the coding sequence ATGGCAGTCCTTCCCATCGTCGAAATCCCCGATCCGCGCCTGCGCGTCATCTCCAAGCCGGTCGAAACGATCGGTGACGATACGCGCGCCTTCGTGCAGGACATGATCGACACCATGTATGCGGCCAACGGCATCGGTCTCGCCGCGATCCAGGTCGGCGTCGACAGCCGCATCCTCGTCATCGACCTGCAGGACGACAAGGACGAGGACGACAAGCCGATCAAGGCGCCCCACGCCTATATCAATCCCGAAATCCTCTCGACCAGCGAAGAGACGAGCACCTACAACGAGGGCTGCCTGTCGATCCCCGAACAATATGCCGACGTGCAGCGTCCCGCCGCCTGCCGCGTCCGCTGGCAGGATGAACAGGGCGCAAGCCATGAAGAAGACCTGACTGGCCTGCTCGCTACCTGCATGCAACATGAGATCGACCACCTCAACGGCGTCCTCTTCATCGATCACATCAGCCGGCTGAAGCGCGATATGGTGATGAAGAAGCTGACGAAGATGCGCCGGGGCTGA
- a CDS encoding sensor histidine kinase, whose protein sequence is MAPATDSPRSESRLEGADLALRWSGQISLTRRILAVNIFALLLLAGGFFYLDSYRSRIVDGRVAQADREARLIGEALAMVRADQRNDLIARLAEDTGARLRVFATDGRMVADSRALGVRNAILLDPDKQEWDQTVARFLDAGIDTVVGASRPPLYRERRDGRQWPDVAAARRQMRPSASVWRAPDRTPVITAAAPLPGGVVMTTINARDITQTVRIERFRLSLVLLVVTIVSVLLSLFLARTIVRPLRRLARAAIRVRLGRAREVVVPRLPSRRDEIGSLARALSDMSLALRARIDATEAFAADVTHEMKNPLASLRSAVEGLGAVKDPALQARLLAIVRDDVHRMDRLITDISEASRLDAQLSRAKFEPLDVAAMIDALVEQRIARDVERGVRLRFDHQGGALVTLGEGARLERVFENLIDNALSFSPDDGVIAIALGREGEDIVVRVEDEGPGVPEEAREAIFRRFQSIRPEGEAFGQHSGLGLAIARTIVEAHQGSIAVESREDRLGGARFVVRLPLVDGH, encoded by the coding sequence ATGGCGCCGGCTACCGATTCTCCGAGGAGTGAGTCGCGGCTGGAGGGTGCCGATCTGGCGCTGCGCTGGTCTGGGCAGATCTCGCTCACCCGGCGTATCCTCGCGGTCAACATCTTTGCGTTGCTGCTGCTTGCGGGAGGGTTCTTCTATCTCGATTCGTATCGCAGCCGGATCGTCGATGGTCGTGTCGCGCAGGCGGATCGCGAGGCGCGACTGATCGGCGAGGCGCTCGCCATGGTCCGCGCCGACCAGCGCAACGACCTGATCGCGCGCCTTGCCGAGGATACCGGTGCCCGGCTGCGTGTCTTCGCGACCGATGGGCGGATGGTGGCCGACAGCCGCGCGCTGGGCGTCCGCAATGCCATCCTGCTCGATCCGGACAAGCAGGAATGGGACCAGACGGTCGCGCGGTTTCTGGACGCGGGAATCGACACGGTGGTGGGCGCATCGCGTCCGCCGCTGTACCGCGAACGCCGGGATGGCCGGCAATGGCCCGACGTCGCTGCCGCGCGCCGGCAGATGCGCCCATCGGCCAGCGTGTGGCGTGCGCCGGACCGGACGCCAGTCATCACCGCAGCAGCACCGCTGCCGGGCGGCGTGGTCATGACGACGATCAACGCACGCGACATCACGCAGACGGTGCGGATCGAACGGTTCAGGCTGAGCCTGGTGCTGCTGGTCGTGACGATCGTATCGGTGCTGCTGTCGCTGTTTCTGGCACGCACCATCGTTCGGCCGCTGCGGCGGCTGGCGCGCGCCGCCATTCGCGTCCGGCTGGGCCGCGCGCGCGAGGTGGTGGTGCCGCGCCTGCCGTCGCGCCGGGACGAGATCGGCAGTCTGGCGCGCGCCCTGTCGGACATGAGCCTTGCGCTACGGGCGCGGATCGACGCCACCGAGGCGTTTGCCGCCGACGTGACGCACGAGATGAAGAACCCCCTCGCCTCGCTTCGGTCCGCGGTCGAGGGACTGGGCGCGGTGAAGGACCCGGCGTTGCAGGCGCGGCTGCTGGCGATCGTACGCGACGACGTCCACCGGATGGATCGGCTGATCACCGATATCTCCGAGGCGTCGCGCCTGGATGCACAGTTGAGCCGCGCGAAGTTCGAACCGCTGGATGTCGCCGCGATGATCGACGCGCTGGTCGAACAGCGGATCGCGCGCGACGTCGAGCGCGGCGTGCGGTTGCGGTTCGATCACCAAGGCGGCGCGCTGGTGACGCTTGGTGAAGGTGCGCGGCTGGAGCGGGTGTTCGAGAATCTGATCGACAACGCGCTGTCCTTTTCCCCGGACGACGGCGTGATCGCGATCGCGCTGGGGCGCGAAGGCGAGGACATCGTCGTACGGGTCGAGGACGAAGGCCCCGGCGTACCCGAAGAGGCGCGCGAGGCGATTTTCCGGCGGTTCCAGTCGATCCGCCCCGAAGGCGAGGCGTTCGGACAGCATTCCGGACTGGGGCTCGCCATTGCGCGAACCATCGTCGAGGCGCATCAGGGCAGCATCGCCGTCGAATCGCGCGAGGATCGGCTGGGCGGCGCCCGCTTCGTCGTCCGCCTGCCGCTCGTCGATGGTCATTGA
- a CDS encoding DUF3419 family protein yields MTGATHKAVAAAMQRHRQLSKQGLLERAFAWAFRGLVYAQIWEDPVVDMAALAITPDCHVVTIASGGCNALSYLTADPGAITAVDLNTAHIALGTLKLAAARHLPDHASFLRFFGNAASRDNLAAYQRYIRPHIDEPTRRYWEGRDLIGRRRIGGFVHGVHKRGLLGRFIGAAHLVARLHGMDPRLLLAAQTLDEQRAIFERDVAPVFDRGLVKWLTDQPASLFGLGIPPAQFDALAGDGRMADVLRQRLEKLACDFDLSDNYFAWQAFGRRYGEGPAAPLPPYLQARHYTAVASRVDRIGLVHANLAEHLATLPAASCDRYVLLDAQDWMTDAQLDALWGEITRTARPGARILFRTAGEDDIIPGRIAPATLSRWRYQAEASRTFTGQDRSAIYGGVHLYILAGA; encoded by the coding sequence ATGACGGGCGCGACGCACAAGGCCGTGGCCGCCGCAATGCAGCGGCACAGGCAATTGTCGAAACAGGGCCTACTGGAACGCGCATTCGCCTGGGCATTTCGGGGGCTCGTCTATGCCCAGATCTGGGAAGACCCCGTCGTCGACATGGCGGCGCTGGCGATCACCCCCGATTGCCACGTCGTCACCATCGCCTCGGGCGGCTGCAACGCATTGTCCTACCTGACCGCCGACCCGGGCGCGATCACCGCGGTCGACCTCAACACCGCGCACATCGCGCTCGGCACCCTGAAGCTCGCCGCGGCACGCCATCTGCCGGATCACGCCAGCTTCCTCCGCTTCTTCGGCAATGCCGCCAGCCGCGACAACCTCGCAGCATACCAGCGGTATATCCGTCCCCACATCGACGAACCGACCCGGCGCTATTGGGAAGGGCGCGACCTGATCGGTCGGCGCAGGATCGGCGGGTTCGTCCATGGCGTCCACAAGCGGGGTCTGCTGGGCCGCTTCATCGGCGCGGCTCATCTCGTCGCGCGGTTGCATGGCATGGACCCGCGCCTGCTGCTCGCGGCACAAACCTTGGACGAACAGCGCGCGATCTTCGAACGCGACGTCGCCCCCGTCTTCGATCGGGGGTTGGTAAAATGGCTGACGGATCAGCCCGCGTCGCTGTTCGGGCTCGGTATCCCGCCCGCGCAGTTCGACGCGCTCGCCGGCGATGGACGCATGGCCGACGTGCTGCGCCAACGGCTGGAGAAGCTCGCCTGCGACTTCGACCTCAGCGATAATTATTTCGCCTGGCAGGCATTCGGACGTCGATATGGCGAGGGACCGGCGGCGCCGCTCCCGCCATATCTGCAGGCGCGGCATTATACGGCGGTGGCGAGCCGGGTCGACCGGATCGGGCTGGTTCACGCCAATCTTGCGGAACATCTCGCCACGCTGCCGGCTGCGTCTTGCGACCGCTACGTCCTGCTCGATGCGCAGGACTGGATGACCGACGCGCAACTCGATGCCTTGTGGGGGGAGATCACCCGTACCGCCCGGCCGGGCGCGCGCATCCTCTTCCGCACTGCGGGAGAGGATGACATCATACCCGGCCGGATCGCACCGGCGACCCTGTCACGCTGGCGATATCAGGCAGAGGCATCGCGCACCTTCACGGGCCAGGACCGCTCGGCGATCTACGGCGGCGTGCACCTCTACATCCTTGCGGGGGCATGA
- the rapZ gene encoding RNase adapter RapZ — MTKDILLVTGLSGAGKSTVLKTLEDLGWEVVDNLPLVLLDRLLDAPLAAGTADDSQPLAIGIGARTRDFDPKRIVERIRSLRDDHDLDIGMLFLDCSGAELERRYSETRRRHPLAPDRPAGDGIARERELLRPLRDWANRLIDTTDLGANALAQQVRTTFATSGNDAPVLSIQSFGFARGLPRNADLVFDMRFLRNPHWDPVLRPGTGLDPDVAAYVAADPAYAAAMEQIGALLELLIPRYRAEGKSYVSVGIGCTGGRHRSVHVAEHLADRLRAAGFSPTIMHRDLGAAPQDSLEGPPASK; from the coding sequence ATGACCAAGGACATCCTGCTCGTCACCGGCCTGTCGGGCGCGGGCAAGTCGACGGTGTTGAAGACGCTGGAAGACCTTGGCTGGGAAGTCGTCGACAATCTGCCGCTGGTGCTGCTCGACCGGCTGCTGGACGCCCCGCTCGCCGCGGGTACCGCCGACGACAGCCAGCCGCTGGCGATCGGGATCGGCGCCCGCACCCGCGATTTCGATCCGAAGCGGATCGTCGAGCGCATCCGGTCGCTGCGCGACGATCACGATCTCGACATCGGCATGCTGTTCCTCGACTGTTCGGGCGCGGAACTGGAGCGGCGCTATTCCGAGACGCGGCGGCGGCATCCTCTCGCCCCGGATCGCCCGGCCGGCGACGGTATCGCGCGGGAACGCGAATTGCTGCGGCCGCTCCGCGATTGGGCCAATCGGTTGATCGACACCACCGACCTGGGCGCCAATGCCCTGGCGCAGCAGGTGCGGACGACCTTTGCGACATCGGGCAACGATGCGCCGGTGCTGTCGATCCAGTCGTTCGGCTTTGCCCGCGGGCTGCCGCGCAATGCCGATCTGGTGTTCGACATGCGGTTCCTGCGCAACCCGCATTGGGACCCCGTGCTGCGGCCGGGGACCGGACTGGACCCCGATGTCGCGGCCTATGTCGCGGCGGACCCGGCCTATGCGGCGGCGATGGAACAGATCGGCGCGCTGCTGGAGCTGCTGATCCCCCGCTATCGGGCGGAGGGCAAATCCTATGTCAGCGTGGGGATCGGCTGTACCGGAGGGAGACACCGGTCGGTTCATGTCGCCGAGCACCTCGCTGACCGGTTGCGCGCGGCGGGTTTTTCGCCCACCATCATGCATCGCGACCTGGGGGCCGCACCGCAGGACTCGCTCGAGGGGCCGCCGGCCAGCAAATGA
- a CDS encoding response regulator transcription factor → MTATIALVDDDRNILTSVSIALQTEGFLTRVYSDGETALKALTDNPPDLAIFDIKMPRMDGLELLRRLRERSQIPVIFLTSKDDELDEALGLAMGADDYIAKPFSQRLLIARIRAILRRTEIAMSPTEDSGAAGADPLVRGRLSMDPARHRTTWNAEPVTLTVTEFLILETLAQRPGIVKTRNQLMDAAYHDDIYVDDRTIDSHIKRLRRKFRQVDPTFDSIETLYGAGYRFSEE, encoded by the coding sequence ATGACGGCGACGATCGCGCTGGTCGACGACGACCGCAACATCCTGACATCCGTATCCATCGCGCTCCAGACGGAGGGTTTCCTGACCCGCGTCTATTCGGACGGCGAGACGGCGTTGAAGGCGTTGACGGACAATCCGCCCGACCTTGCCATCTTCGACATCAAGATGCCGCGGATGGACGGGCTGGAACTGCTGCGCCGCCTGCGCGAGCGAAGCCAGATCCCGGTGATCTTCCTCACCAGCAAGGACGACGAGCTGGACGAGGCGCTGGGCCTTGCGATGGGGGCGGACGACTATATCGCCAAGCCCTTCAGCCAGCGCCTGCTGATCGCACGGATCCGCGCGATCCTGCGCCGTACGGAAATCGCGATGTCGCCGACCGAGGACAGCGGGGCCGCAGGCGCCGATCCGCTGGTGCGCGGCCGACTGTCCATGGACCCCGCCCGTCATCGGACGACCTGGAACGCCGAGCCGGTGACGCTGACCGTCACCGAGTTCCTCATCCTGGAAACGCTGGCCCAGCGACCGGGCATCGTGAAGACGCGGAACCAATTGATGGACGCCGCCTATCACGACGACATCTACGTCGACGACCGGACGATCGACAGCCACATCAAGCGCCTGCGCCGCAAGTTCCGTCAGGTCGATCCGACCTTCGATTCCATCGAGACCCTGTATGGCGCCGGCTACCGATTCTCCGAGGAGTGA
- the recR gene encoding recombination mediator RecR encodes MASPEIEALTQALARLPGLGPRSARRAVLHLLKKREAALGPLRAALEAVDERLETCTVCGNVDTANPCAICADPRRDQRSLCVVEEVADLWALERSRLFPGRFHVLGGRLSALEGIRPEDLAIDALVARVEVGGIDEVVLAMNATLEGQTTAHYLADRIERFPIRITQLAHGLPVGGELDYLDEGTLAQALRARRPVA; translated from the coding sequence ATGGCGTCTCCTGAAATCGAAGCCCTGACCCAGGCGCTGGCACGTCTTCCCGGCCTCGGCCCCCGCTCGGCCCGCCGCGCCGTGCTCCACCTGCTCAAGAAGCGCGAGGCGGCGCTCGGCCCGTTGCGCGCCGCGCTCGAAGCGGTCGACGAGCGGCTCGAAACCTGCACGGTGTGCGGCAACGTCGACACCGCCAACCCCTGCGCGATCTGCGCCGATCCCCGCCGCGACCAGCGCTCGCTCTGCGTGGTCGAGGAGGTCGCCGACCTCTGGGCGCTCGAACGCTCGCGCCTCTTTCCGGGCCGCTTCCACGTCCTCGGCGGCCGCCTGTCCGCTCTCGAAGGCATCCGTCCCGAGGACCTGGCGATCGACGCCCTCGTCGCCCGCGTCGAGGTGGGCGGCATCGACGAGGTGGTGCTCGCCATGAACGCCACGCTCGAAGGGCAGACCACCGCACATTATCTCGCCGATCGCATCGAACGCTTCCCGATCCGCATCACCCAACTCGCGCACGGCCTGCCGGTCGGCGGCGAACTCGACTATCTCGACGAAGGGACGCTGGCGCAGGCGCTGCGCGCCCGCCGTCCGGTTGCGTGA
- a CDS encoding PTS sugar transporter subunit IIA has product MIGLVLVTHGRLAEEFVTAMVHVVGPQERIATISIGPDDDMETRRADIAAAIAAVDVGRGVIVLTDLFGGTPSNLAISLMERGRVEVIAGMNLPMLIRLGSARKAMKVVEAVAAAREAGRKYISVASEVLGEAAA; this is encoded by the coding sequence ATGATTGGCCTCGTTCTGGTGACGCATGGGCGGCTCGCCGAAGAGTTCGTGACCGCGATGGTGCATGTCGTCGGTCCGCAGGAGCGGATCGCGACGATCTCCATCGGTCCCGACGACGATATGGAGACGCGCCGCGCCGACATCGCCGCGGCCATCGCCGCCGTCGATGTCGGGCGCGGCGTGATCGTGCTGACCGACCTGTTCGGCGGCACGCCGTCCAACCTCGCCATCTCGCTGATGGAGCGCGGCCGGGTCGAGGTCATCGCGGGCATGAACCTGCCGATGCTGATCCGGCTGGGATCGGCACGCAAGGCGATGAAGGTGGTCGAGGCCGTCGCCGCGGCGCGCGAGGCCGGGCGCAAGTACATCTCCGTCGCGTCGGAAGTGCTGGGCGAGGCGGCGGCGTGA
- a CDS encoding DNA recombination protein RmuC, whose product MDQSLIIAILALIAGLVVGWLLASRKSATLVADLAVAQSRAADADLIRQTRDAVERERNDAIRDLAALRAQAEDRIATAESLRTELTAIRADRDAARADLATMAAQHEAFEARLTDMREAKDLMATQFNDLANKALTDAQKAFLDRAEARFRQSEELAGTNLKSLLQPVNDRLLRYEEGVAKVEAERRDAFGDLKGQIEQMRLGQERVSGEAAKLVNALRNAPKARGRWGEQQLRNVLESCGLAEHTDFAMEVSVADGEGGRLRPDAIVNIPGGKSLIIDAKVSLNAYQDAFGAVDDADRRTGLAAHAASIRAHINGLSAKSYWSQFADTPDYVIMFIPGEHFLSAALEHDNDIWQFAFDKRVLLATPTNLVAIARTVAAVWRQEKLATEAREIGVLGKELYDRLAKAGEDLRKVGTGLTSAVNNYNSFVSSFESRALVSARKFRDLNIEPGARDIAVLEPVDALARYGDEQPLRLPDAAE is encoded by the coding sequence GTGGATCAGTCGCTCATCATCGCCATCCTGGCGCTCATCGCCGGCCTCGTCGTCGGCTGGCTGCTCGCGAGTCGCAAGTCGGCGACCCTCGTCGCCGATCTTGCCGTCGCGCAGAGCAGGGCGGCGGACGCCGATCTGATCCGCCAGACCCGCGATGCCGTCGAGCGTGAGCGCAACGACGCGATCCGCGACCTCGCCGCGCTGCGTGCGCAGGCCGAAGACCGCATCGCCACCGCCGAATCGCTCCGCACGGAATTGACGGCGATCCGCGCCGATCGCGACGCCGCCCGCGCCGACCTCGCCACCATGGCGGCGCAGCACGAGGCGTTCGAGGCGCGGCTGACGGACATGCGCGAGGCCAAGGACCTGATGGCCACGCAGTTCAACGACCTCGCCAACAAGGCGCTGACCGACGCGCAAAAGGCCTTCCTCGATCGTGCCGAGGCGCGCTTTCGCCAGTCCGAGGAACTGGCCGGCACCAATCTCAAATCGCTGCTCCAGCCGGTCAATGATCGCCTGCTCCGCTACGAGGAAGGGGTCGCTAAGGTCGAGGCGGAGCGCCGCGACGCCTTCGGCGACCTCAAGGGGCAGATCGAACAGATGCGCCTCGGTCAGGAGCGGGTGTCGGGCGAAGCGGCAAAGCTCGTCAACGCGCTCCGCAACGCGCCCAAGGCCCGCGGCCGCTGGGGCGAACAGCAATTGCGCAACGTGCTGGAAAGCTGCGGTCTCGCCGAACACACCGACTTCGCGATGGAGGTCAGCGTCGCGGACGGGGAGGGCGGCCGCCTGCGTCCCGACGCGATCGTCAACATTCCGGGCGGGAAATCGCTCATCATCGATGCCAAGGTGTCGCTCAACGCCTATCAGGATGCCTTCGGCGCGGTCGATGATGCCGACCGTCGCACGGGGCTCGCTGCCCATGCGGCCTCCATTCGCGCGCACATCAACGGCCTGTCGGCGAAAAGCTATTGGTCGCAGTTCGCCGATACCCCCGACTATGTCATCATGTTCATTCCGGGCGAGCACTTCCTGTCCGCCGCGCTCGAACACGACAACGACATCTGGCAGTTCGCCTTCGACAAGCGCGTGCTGCTGGCGACGCCGACCAATCTGGTGGCCATCGCCCGCACCGTCGCGGCGGTGTGGCGGCAGGAAAAGCTCGCGACCGAAGCGCGCGAGATCGGGGTGCTTGGCAAGGAACTCTACGACCGCCTCGCCAAGGCGGGCGAGGACCTTCGCAAGGTGGGCACTGGCCTCACCAGCGCGGTCAACAATTACAACAGCTTCGTCTCCAGTTTCGAAAGTCGGGCGCTGGTGTCGGCTCGCAAGTTCCGCGACCTCAACATCGAACCGGGCGCGCGCGACATCGCCGTGCTGGAACCGGTGGACGCCCTGGCACGCTATGGCGACGAACAACCGCTGCGCCTGCCGGACGCAGCCGAATAG